One window from the genome of Palaemon carinicauda isolate YSFRI2023 chromosome 24, ASM3689809v2, whole genome shotgun sequence encodes:
- the LOC137617897 gene encoding homeobox protein Hox-D8-like: MENYLMSNTLLNDHEASLAGEDILPYLQLASGILYKGGEQSQIPSLQDQNESSIVSGDTIEKPLTYFNLREEPIYHTDEHMQHTPLEVQVSGSGLSRRTNIVPNHLSNLKERRRERRQKGKRQEKTHFTNLQLIELEKEFLKNEYPDKSDIFSISVMLELTEKQIKNWFKNRRAKGRTYDQSG, encoded by the exons ATGGAGAATTATCTGATGTCCAACACTCTTCTGAATGACCATGAAGCATCTTTAGCAGGAGAAGATATCTTGCCTTATCTTCAACTAGCTAGTGGTATTCTGTACAAAG GCGGAGAACAATCGCAGATTCCATCACTACAGGATCAGAATGAATCTTCCATCGTTTCTGGAGATACCATCGAAAAACCTTTGACTTATTTCAATTTGAGAGAAGAACCGATATATCATACCGATGAACATATGCAACACACTCCCTTGGAAGTCCAAGTGTCAGGAAGTGGCCTTTCCAGAAGGACTAATATTGTACCAAACCATCTTTCCAATTTGAAAGAAAGACGACGTGAAAGAAGGCAGAAGGGAAAGAGACAGGAGAAAACTCACTTCACAAATTTGCAGTTGATAGAATTAGAAAAGGAGTTTTTGAAAAATGA GTATCCAGACAAATCGGATATTTTCTCCATCAGCGTAATGCTGGAACTGACGGAAAAGCAAATTAAG